In Planctomycetaceae bacterium, the following are encoded in one genomic region:
- a CDS encoding prepilin-type N-terminal cleavage/methylation domain-containing protein: protein MRNKRGFTLVELAVVVVIIGVLAAFAVPRFLASVERSKAAEAFNFLSSVQAAQERFHARQGTYADDLKDLDIKMTAPKYFATGTVAAGKTSSLQDSWTLTLTRSGASAGYGEYSVTFTEEGYDGENSTIKDHADINPMQT, encoded by the coding sequence ATGCGGAATAAGCGCGGATTCACCTTGGTGGAATTGGCAGTGGTCGTGGTCATCATCGGCGTTCTGGCGGCATTTGCGGTGCCCCGGTTCCTGGCGTCGGTCGAGCGGTCGAAAGCCGCCGAAGCGTTCAACTTCCTCTCATCGGTGCAGGCGGCCCAGGAGCGTTTCCACGCTCGCCAGGGCACGTATGCCGACGACCTGAAGGACCTGGACATCAAGATGACCGCCCCGAAGTACTTTGCCACCGGGACGGTGGCCGCGGGCAAGACCAGCAGCCTGCAGGATTCCTGGACGCTGACCCTGACCCGCAGCGGCGCCTCGGCCGGCTACGGCGAATACAGCGTGACCTTCACCGAAGAGGGCTACGACGGCGAGAACAGCACGATCAAGGATCATGCCGATATCAACCCGATGCAGACCTAA
- a CDS encoding GspE/PulE family protein, which produces MIQDASVGTHQSLLVRLLLDRNLLQPADMNEVQQVLSQPNTSVEEALVGAEIVSDVVIAQVYAEHLRLPLAGLDDPLAFDAALVERVGEKTCREHLVLPLQAVDGALNVAFVNPTDLTVFEQIQMLTHLVILPVVAPLNLLTEALNEAFGKRDVIKEISKEASRTIETPEESDSVDEVVDLDRPVPKGRDSHVIRLVNHILSWAVRNGASDIHMEPFENCVKVRTRVDGQLQEFSPPPREMYLPMISRLKVLSKMDIAERRVPQDGAIALTVDQKRVDLRVSTVPTVYGEKMVLRILSKGAIPLDMTKLGFSQKQADDFRIAAESPHGLLLVTGPTGSGKSTTLYATLNLLNKPNVNVMTVEDPVEYKFEGLNQVHVRAQVGLTFASALRAFLRQDPDVIMVGEVRDQETAQICLRAALTGHMVLSTLHTNDALAAINRMADMGIERFLLASALRLVEAQRLVRRLCSKCKEAYKLDPETAAKWKMDPAAEYFRPKGCDLCRNTGYKGRVGLFEVIRITPKLRDMISENVPLPELRREAQNQNMMLLADAGLDKVRSGDTSMEEALSVSMAESE; this is translated from the coding sequence ATGATCCAGGACGCGTCAGTCGGAACCCACCAGTCGCTGCTGGTGCGGCTGCTGCTGGACCGCAACCTGCTCCAACCGGCAGACATGAACGAGGTGCAGCAGGTCCTGAGCCAACCCAATACCTCCGTCGAGGAGGCGCTGGTCGGCGCCGAGATTGTCAGCGACGTAGTGATCGCCCAGGTCTACGCCGAGCACCTGCGCCTGCCCCTGGCGGGGCTGGACGACCCGCTGGCCTTCGACGCCGCCCTGGTCGAGCGGGTGGGCGAGAAAACCTGCCGCGAGCACCTGGTGCTGCCCCTCCAGGCCGTCGACGGCGCGCTCAATGTCGCCTTCGTCAACCCGACCGACTTGACTGTCTTCGAGCAGATCCAGATGCTCACGCACCTGGTGATCCTGCCGGTGGTGGCCCCGCTGAACCTGTTGACCGAGGCGCTGAATGAAGCCTTCGGAAAGCGCGACGTCATCAAAGAAATCAGCAAGGAGGCCAGCCGGACCATCGAGACGCCCGAGGAGTCCGATTCCGTCGACGAGGTGGTGGACTTGGACCGCCCCGTGCCCAAGGGGCGCGACAGCCACGTCATCCGCCTGGTCAACCACATCCTGTCCTGGGCCGTCCGCAACGGCGCCAGCGACATCCACATGGAGCCCTTCGAGAACTGCGTCAAGGTCCGAACCCGCGTCGACGGGCAGTTGCAGGAGTTTTCGCCGCCGCCGCGCGAGATGTACCTGCCGATGATCAGCCGCCTGAAGGTGCTCTCGAAGATGGACATCGCCGAGCGCCGCGTCCCGCAGGACGGGGCCATCGCCCTGACGGTCGACCAGAAGCGCGTTGACCTGCGCGTCAGCACCGTGCCCACCGTCTATGGCGAAAAGATGGTGCTGCGAATCCTCTCCAAGGGCGCCATCCCGCTGGACATGACCAAGCTGGGCTTCAGCCAGAAACAGGCCGACGACTTCCGCATCGCCGCCGAGAGCCCGCACGGGCTGCTGCTGGTGACCGGACCCACCGGAAGCGGAAAGAGCACCACCCTCTACGCCACGCTGAACCTGCTCAACAAACCCAACGTCAACGTGATGACCGTCGAGGACCCCGTCGAGTACAAGTTCGAGGGGCTCAACCAGGTCCACGTGCGGGCGCAGGTGGGGCTGACCTTCGCCTCGGCGCTGCGGGCCTTCCTGCGACAGGACCCCGACGTGATCATGGTCGGCGAGGTGCGCGACCAGGAGACCGCCCAGATCTGTCTGCGCGCCGCCCTGACCGGGCACATGGTGCTCTCGACGCTGCACACCAACGACGCCCTGGCGGCGATCAACCGCATGGCCGACATGGGCATCGAGCGGTTTCTGCTGGCTTCGGCGTTGAGGCTGGTCGAGGCCCAGCGCCTCGTGCGGCGCCTGTGCTCCAAGTGCAAGGAGGCGTACAAACTCGACCCCGAAACCGCGGCCAAGTGGAAGATGGACCCCGCGGCGGAGTATTTCCGCCCCAAGGGCTGCGACCTGTGCCGCAACACCGGATACAAGGGGCGGGTGGGGCTCTTCGAGGTCATCCGCATCACCCCGAAGCTGCGCGACATGATCAGCGAGAACGTCCCCCTGCCCGAACTGCGCCGCGAGGCGCAGAACCAGAACATGATGCTGCTGGCCGACGCGGGCCTGGACAAGGTCCGCAGCGGCGACACCAGCATGGAAGAAGCCCTCAGCGTCTCCATGGCGGAATCGGAGTAA
- a CDS encoding GspMb/PilO family protein has translation MSVAADKARLLQYKAHLVKVLGDPVKMRLAIVAAITLVAAVAIYMPLSDAIEQQQRLVAAEKKRLSLVQDVESLRKQVTDYQDRIGQQSDTNEWVQYLLAGSRAAKVKLRNMESKQPQAVGPYKAVSLAVEVQGTYPQMRQFIEWLDRSDRLLRVDMMRMEKMPDVIVMKVYVLGLVRKSA, from the coding sequence ATGTCCGTCGCCGCCGACAAAGCCAGACTCCTGCAGTACAAGGCCCATCTTGTCAAGGTCCTGGGCGACCCGGTCAAGATGCGATTGGCTATTGTCGCGGCCATCACGCTGGTGGCGGCCGTGGCGATCTACATGCCGCTGTCTGATGCGATCGAGCAGCAGCAGCGTCTGGTGGCGGCGGAGAAGAAGCGCCTCTCTCTGGTGCAGGACGTCGAGAGTCTGCGCAAACAGGTAACCGACTACCAGGATCGCATTGGTCAGCAGAGCGATACCAACGAGTGGGTGCAGTACCTTTTGGCCGGTTCGCGCGCAGCCAAGGTGAAGCTGCGCAATATGGAGTCGAAGCAACCGCAGGCGGTCGGCCCGTACAAGGCTGTCTCGCTGGCGGTGGAAGTCCAGGGGACATATCCGCAGATGAGGCAGTTCATCGAGTGGCTCGACCGCTCGGATCGCCTGCTGCGGGTGGACATGATGCGGATGGAGAAGATGCCCGATGTGATCGTAATGAAGGTCTACGTGCTGGGACTGGTTCGCAAAAGTGCTTAA